The genomic segment CCCGACGGCATCGCTGTGGATGATCCTGAGCGCGGGGTCGAGGTGACATATCGCGAGCTTCACTCGCGCGCAGAGAAGCTCAGCGAGTACATGATTCGCCACGGCGTTCGACCTGGCGACCGCGTCGGGATCTATGCACCAAAGTCGGTCGGTACCGTTGCCGCGCTTCTGGGGGCTCTCTATTCCCGTGCCGCTTACGTGCCCGTCGACTGCAGCGCTCCTCCCGCCCGGAATGCCGGCATCTTTGCGGATTCTTCTATCAGGCTCGCCGTCGTCGCTGAGTCGCTGCTGGAGGGCTTGAGGAACGCGTGGGATGGAACAGCCCTGGATGTTCTCCAGCCCCTGGGTGATGACCTCGTGCTTGTCCGCGGGGTCGATGCCGAGGGGGACTCCGCCACGGACCCGGACGGCGAGGCGACCCCCGCTGATGTTGCCTACATCCTTTACACCTCGGGATCGACGGGAAAGCCAAAGGGCGTCGTTCATACGCACCGAAGCGCGTTGAGCTTCATCGACTGGTGCTCTGAGACTTTCGAGCCGACCGCGGGCGACCGCTTCTCGTCCCATGCTCCCTTTCATTTCGATCTCTCCATCCTCGACCTCTACGTTCCGCTGAAGCATGGGGCGACCATCGTTCTCATTGGTGAAGATGTCGGGAAGCAGCCTCTCAGACTCGCGCCGGGCATTGCCGACAGCCGTATTACCGTATGGTATTCCACGCCGTCGATTCTCCGCATGCTAGCGGAATACGGGCGCCTCGATCGACTCGAGTTTCCGTCCCTGCGCACAGTGCTGTTTGCCGGCGAGGTGTTTCCGGTGAAACACCTTCGCGCCCTGAAGAGAATCTGGAGCGCCCCCCGGTACTTCAACCTCTACGGGCCCAC from the Gemmatimonadaceae bacterium genome contains:
- a CDS encoding amino acid adenylation domain-containing protein, whose product is MTTTLPQLLRHSASAHPDGIAVDDPERGVEVTYRELHSRAEKLSEYMIRHGVRPGDRVGIYAPKSVGTVAALLGALYSRAAYVPVDCSAPPARNAGIFADSSIRLAVVAESLLEGLRNAWDGTALDVLQPLGDDLVLVRGVDAEGDSATDPDGEATPADVAYILYTSGSTGKPKGVVHTHRSALSFIDWCSETFEPTAGDRFSSHAPFHFDLSILDLYVPLKHGATIVLIGEDVGKQPLRLAPGIADSRITVWYSTPSILRMLAEYGRLDRLEFPSLRTVLFAGEVFPVKHLRALKRIWSAPRYFNLYGPTETNVCTYYEIPDEIPVDRTEPFPIGFTCSGDRAIVADDSGREVKKGEEGELLVTGGSVMRDYWNLPERTAQAFFVDAEGTTWYRTGDVVRESPTDGYVFVGRRDRMVKRRGYRVELGEIEAALHLHPLVIEAAVTAVPDEENGVAIKAFLSLSSKNRPSLVEMKRFCIEHLPAYMVPDKFYFPESLPKTSTDKIDYQRLLTIA